The Flexivirga oryzae genome has a segment encoding these proteins:
- a CDS encoding alkaline phosphatase family protein produces the protein MQKKSALLAAASAGAVLLAAGTTVAMQTTANAASPSHPRPGAHTRTTTPIKHVVVLFDENVSFDHYFGTYPNATNTDGTKFRAARHTPRANTEQNVGLIRSNPNLYKPFRLSSDQAVTCDQNHSYLPEQKAVNNGKNDQVVQNTSVDTCTGEFGAPGLAMGYYDGNTVTAMWNYAQHYAMSDNMYDSTYGPSTPGALNLVAGQTYGVRAVNSTTGAPTTDSYVVSGANAQGVGTVTNDPDPAYDDCSDTNHTSTNNLGVMSGKNIGDELNSAGISWGWFQGGFAPSTAYHGAGTFAQCKTTHANLAGSSSVDYSPHHNPFAYYKSTSNPHHLAPTSLAEVGHNGRANHQYDLSWFNKSLTSGALPAVSFVKAAEYQDGHAGYSDPTDEQDFLVKEINAIEKSPEWKSTAIVVTYDDSDGWYDHQSSAVLTGAKDTSLNEPMCTTVREPVTRSGAQDDRCGPGPRLPFLVISPYSKVNAVGHQQLEQASVIKFVEQNWKLPQLGHGSFDARAKSFASLLSFHRPEASTVLLRQDGSVASVTPPVRQHGR, from the coding sequence GTGCAGAAGAAGTCCGCACTCCTCGCCGCAGCGTCGGCCGGCGCCGTGCTGCTCGCGGCAGGCACGACCGTCGCCATGCAGACGACGGCGAACGCCGCGAGCCCTTCACACCCGAGACCGGGGGCTCACACCCGCACCACGACACCGATCAAGCACGTCGTCGTGCTCTTCGACGAGAATGTGTCCTTCGACCACTACTTCGGCACGTACCCGAACGCCACCAACACCGATGGCACGAAGTTCAGGGCGGCCCGCCACACACCGCGGGCGAACACCGAGCAGAACGTCGGACTGATCCGCTCGAACCCCAATCTCTACAAGCCGTTCCGGCTCTCGTCGGATCAGGCGGTGACCTGCGATCAGAACCACTCGTACCTGCCGGAGCAGAAGGCCGTGAACAACGGCAAGAACGACCAGGTGGTCCAGAACACCAGCGTCGACACCTGCACCGGCGAGTTCGGCGCACCGGGACTCGCAATGGGCTACTACGACGGCAACACGGTCACTGCCATGTGGAACTACGCGCAGCACTACGCGATGAGCGACAACATGTACGACTCCACCTACGGCCCGTCCACGCCCGGCGCCCTGAATCTCGTGGCCGGTCAGACGTATGGCGTCCGTGCGGTCAACTCGACGACCGGCGCTCCGACAACGGACAGCTATGTCGTGTCGGGTGCGAACGCGCAGGGGGTCGGCACGGTCACCAACGACCCCGACCCGGCATACGACGACTGCTCCGACACGAACCACACATCGACCAACAACCTCGGCGTGATGTCCGGCAAGAACATCGGTGACGAGCTGAACTCCGCTGGTATCAGCTGGGGTTGGTTCCAAGGTGGGTTCGCGCCGAGCACGGCGTACCACGGTGCGGGTACCTTCGCCCAGTGCAAGACCACGCACGCGAACCTCGCCGGCAGCAGCTCGGTCGACTACAGCCCGCACCACAACCCGTTCGCCTACTACAAGTCGACGTCGAACCCGCACCACCTGGCACCCACGTCACTCGCCGAGGTCGGCCACAACGGCCGGGCGAACCACCAGTACGACCTGAGCTGGTTCAACAAGAGCCTGACGAGCGGCGCCCTCCCGGCGGTGTCCTTCGTGAAAGCGGCGGAGTACCAGGACGGGCACGCGGGCTACTCGGACCCCACCGACGAGCAGGACTTCCTGGTCAAGGAGATCAACGCGATCGAGAAGTCCCCAGAGTGGAAGAGCACCGCGATCGTTGTCACGTATGACGATTCAGACGGCTGGTACGACCACCAGAGCTCTGCGGTGCTGACCGGGGCGAAGGACACCTCCCTCAACGAGCCGATGTGCACCACGGTCAGGGAACCGGTCACTCGCAGCGGCGCACAGGACGACCGGTGTGGACCCGGTCCCCGCCTGCCGTTCCTGGTGATCTCGCCCTACTCGAAGGTGAACGCGGTTGGTCACCAGCAACTGGAGCAGGCGTCGGTCATCAAGTTCGTCGAGCAGAACTGGAAGCTGCCCCAACTCGGTCACGGATCGTTCGACGCACGCGCGAAGTCGTTCGCGTCGCTCCTGTCGTTCCATCGGCCGGAGGCGTCGACCGTGCTGCTGCGCCAGGACGGTTCGGTGGCCAGCGTCACCCCGCCGGTCAGGCAGCACGGCCGCTGA
- a CDS encoding acyl-CoA dehydrogenase family protein — protein MTELADPFARVPDNQPPPLVGHNTVEGDAALLTAVRAQAGDAAETVIDSLRELGECAGSAEAREHGMLANRHEPVFHPVDRFGTRIDEVEFHPSWHWMLQRGVGFGLTGAPWTSSESMPHVRRAAAYIAWSAVEPGHGCPMTMTYAAVPALRAEATLAEQLTPGLASTTYDFGLRPLPGKHGLLAGMGMTEKQGGSDVRTNVTVAVPGPDGSYRLSGHKWFTSAPMNDIFLVLAQAPGGLSCFVVPRVLPDGTRNGLRIVRLKDKLGNRSNASSELEFVDAHAERLGDEGAGVRTIIEMVAATRLDCVLGSSALMRRSLAEAIWHAQHRSAFGGLLVDKPAMRNVLADLAIESEAATALGLRLARAVESPDDPAQRALRRIGLPLAKFWVCKRTPFHIAEALEVLGGNGYVEDSGLPLLFRESPLNSVWEGSGNVNALDVLRVLQKQPEGVEAWRDEVESAGLPELHDGVTEVLKAIANLFDPSDAEYVARWLAARMAVLLQASLLVRHSPGAVADAFLASRVLGRHAGVFGTLPAGLDTAAIVRRASPAGG, from the coding sequence ATGACGGAACTGGCCGATCCCTTCGCACGTGTCCCGGACAATCAACCACCCCCGTTGGTGGGGCACAACACGGTCGAAGGTGACGCGGCGCTGCTCACCGCCGTACGGGCCCAGGCGGGGGATGCCGCCGAGACCGTCATCGACTCGCTGCGAGAGCTGGGGGAGTGCGCCGGCTCGGCGGAGGCACGCGAACACGGCATGCTCGCCAACCGGCACGAGCCGGTGTTCCACCCGGTCGACCGCTTCGGCACCCGGATCGACGAGGTCGAGTTCCACCCCAGCTGGCACTGGATGCTCCAGCGCGGCGTCGGCTTCGGCCTCACCGGTGCGCCGTGGACCTCGTCGGAATCCATGCCGCACGTGCGCCGCGCCGCGGCATACATCGCGTGGAGCGCGGTCGAGCCGGGCCACGGCTGCCCGATGACCATGACGTATGCCGCCGTGCCCGCCCTGCGCGCGGAGGCGACCCTGGCGGAGCAGCTGACGCCCGGATTAGCCTCCACGACCTATGATTTCGGGCTCCGGCCGCTTCCGGGGAAGCACGGGTTGCTGGCCGGCATGGGGATGACCGAGAAGCAGGGCGGCTCCGACGTGCGTACCAACGTGACGGTTGCCGTGCCGGGTCCGGACGGCAGTTACCGGCTCTCCGGGCACAAGTGGTTCACCTCGGCGCCGATGAACGACATCTTCCTGGTGCTCGCGCAGGCACCCGGGGGGCTGAGTTGTTTCGTCGTGCCGCGTGTGCTGCCGGACGGCACCCGCAACGGCCTGCGCATCGTGCGGCTGAAGGACAAGCTGGGCAATCGCTCCAACGCGTCCAGCGAACTGGAGTTCGTGGACGCCCACGCCGAGCGGCTCGGTGACGAGGGAGCCGGCGTCCGGACGATCATCGAGATGGTCGCGGCAACCCGGTTGGACTGCGTCCTGGGCTCCTCGGCGCTGATGCGGCGCAGCCTCGCCGAGGCGATCTGGCACGCGCAGCACCGCAGCGCGTTCGGCGGGCTGCTGGTCGACAAACCGGCGATGCGAAACGTGCTGGCAGACCTTGCAATCGAGTCGGAAGCGGCCACCGCTCTGGGGCTGCGCCTGGCCCGTGCGGTCGAGTCACCGGACGATCCGGCACAGCGTGCCCTGCGGCGGATCGGGCTCCCGCTGGCGAAGTTCTGGGTGTGCAAGCGCACGCCGTTCCACATCGCCGAGGCACTGGAGGTGCTCGGCGGCAACGGCTATGTCGAGGACTCGGGCCTGCCCCTGCTGTTCCGCGAGTCGCCGCTCAACTCCGTGTGGGAGGGCAGCGGCAACGTCAACGCACTGGACGTGCTGCGGGTGCTGCAGAAGCAGCCCGAGGGCGTCGAGGCGTGGCGTGACGAGGTCGAGTCAGCAGGTCTCCCGGAGTTGCACGACGGTGTCACCGAGGTGCTGAAAGCCATTGCCAACCTGTTCGATCCGTCCGACGCCGAGTATGTCGCCCGCTGGCTCGCCGCACGGATGGCGGTGCTGCTCCAGGCGAGCTTGCTGGTCCGGCACTCACCCGGCGCCGTCGCCGACGCGTTCCTGGCCTCGCGGGTGCTCGGCCGGCACGCCGGCGTGTTCGGCACGCTGCCCGCCGGTCTCGACACGGCGGCGATCGTGCGCCGCGCGAGTCCGGCCGGCGGGTAA
- a CDS encoding GNAT family N-acetyltransferase, whose amino-acid sequence MLRTLSGARSLGPGDFSAALDLCAVDPLANVFVAARLLEGGPAFAGALLGVDDGHRLRSMCWTSANVVPIGADDAALDSFATRLRRKRRRCSSIFGDADQVLGLWARLERHWGDARSVRRDQPMMAVSSVPAAGSGAIDHRVRRARLDEVDQVLPASASMFTEEIGYPPFVGSDRDYRRMVTSLISAGHTFVVTEDHRVIFKADIGSLAAGVAQLQGVWVAPDRRGQGLATPAMRSVVQQIIETVAPTVTLYVNSYNEPALRTYRAAGFRQVGKFATVIL is encoded by the coding sequence GTGCTTAGGACGCTCAGCGGCGCACGGTCCCTCGGTCCGGGCGACTTCTCCGCGGCGTTGGACCTGTGCGCGGTCGATCCGCTGGCCAACGTCTTCGTTGCCGCGCGCCTGCTGGAGGGCGGGCCGGCGTTCGCCGGTGCGCTGCTCGGCGTGGACGACGGTCACCGGTTGCGGTCGATGTGTTGGACGTCCGCCAACGTCGTCCCGATCGGTGCGGACGATGCCGCACTGGACTCCTTCGCAACCCGGCTTAGGCGCAAGCGGCGCCGCTGCTCGTCGATCTTCGGCGACGCCGACCAAGTGCTGGGCCTGTGGGCCCGGCTGGAACGTCACTGGGGTGACGCGCGGTCGGTGCGTCGTGACCAGCCCATGATGGCCGTGTCGAGCGTGCCGGCGGCGGGGTCCGGCGCGATCGATCACCGGGTCCGCAGAGCGCGACTCGACGAGGTCGATCAGGTGCTCCCCGCGTCGGCGTCGATGTTCACCGAGGAGATCGGCTACCCACCGTTCGTCGGCTCCGACCGGGACTACCGGCGGATGGTCACGTCGCTGATCAGCGCCGGGCACACCTTCGTGGTCACCGAGGACCACCGGGTGATCTTCAAGGCCGATATCGGGTCCCTCGCGGCCGGTGTTGCGCAGCTGCAGGGCGTCTGGGTCGCGCCGGACCGCCGCGGTCAGGGCCTGGCGACCCCGGCGATGCGGTCGGTGGTCCAGCAGATCATCGAGACGGTCGCGCCGACGGTGACGCTCTACGTCAACTCCTACAACGAGCCCGCACTGCGCACCTACCGCGCCGCGGGTTTCCGCCAGGTGGGGAAGTTCGCAACGGTGATCCTCTAG
- a CDS encoding DUF402 domain-containing protein, protein MTHPDSSAAPGTPVHADYRKFDGTPHWQADGLLLGVDEHGVWVGFPTGTHFERPGAAFDMECDSVSLFPDAGFTPAFNDVSDPERVQVYVDTTTPPSWSRTEHGWRVTMIDLDLDVVRRRNGFIYVDDEDEFLDHQKEFGYPPDLVEGAESTTRAVFTALRDARAPFDDSGWRWLAALRDLA, encoded by the coding sequence ATGACCCATCCAGACTCATCGGCCGCACCCGGAACACCCGTGCACGCCGATTACCGCAAATTCGACGGCACCCCGCACTGGCAGGCCGACGGGCTCCTGCTCGGCGTGGACGAGCACGGCGTCTGGGTCGGCTTCCCCACCGGCACACACTTCGAGCGCCCGGGGGCCGCCTTCGACATGGAGTGCGACTCCGTCTCCCTGTTCCCCGACGCGGGCTTCACCCCCGCCTTCAACGACGTCTCGGACCCGGAGCGGGTGCAGGTGTATGTCGACACCACCACACCCCCGTCCTGGTCACGCACCGAGCACGGGTGGCGGGTGACGATGATCGACCTCGACCTGGACGTCGTCCGGCGGCGCAACGGCTTCATCTACGTGGACGACGAGGACGAGTTCCTCGATCATCAGAAGGAGTTCGGCTACCCGCCGGACCTCGTGGAAGGAGCCGAGTCCACCACCCGCGCCGTCTTCACAGCGCTGCGGGACGCGCGGGCGCCGTTCGACGACTCCGGCTGGCGCTGGCTGGCCGCACTACGCGACCTCGCCTGA
- a CDS encoding maleylpyruvate isomerase family mycothiol-dependent enzyme: protein MPARLDFDDYISALRTAAARLSDETAGPPDDRPVPTCPDWTTRDLLAHTGMVHRWAAGIVRGELNSGNSEEATTRFEAAGRAADDAGAWLLTGATDLADELTAAPDDLQRFFFLNDAPPPKLAWARRQCHETTIHAVDGLSARLGRMPTAAEADLDAQVAVDGIDELLRGFATRRSEKLILESPLTVVIETADTGCSWTLVLSDGPATCDEGVTSQHPDARLSGTAAQVYLGLWNRGDELAQDGVDALALWRDKMHVEWG, encoded by the coding sequence ATGCCCGCACGCCTCGACTTCGACGACTACATCAGCGCCTTACGGACCGCGGCCGCCCGGCTGAGCGACGAGACCGCCGGCCCGCCGGACGACCGGCCGGTCCCGACCTGCCCCGACTGGACCACCCGCGACCTGCTCGCCCACACCGGCATGGTGCATCGCTGGGCCGCCGGCATCGTGCGCGGTGAACTCAACTCCGGCAACAGCGAGGAGGCGACCACCCGCTTCGAGGCCGCCGGACGGGCGGCCGACGATGCCGGTGCCTGGTTGCTGACCGGCGCCACGGATCTCGCGGACGAGCTCACCGCGGCGCCGGACGACCTGCAGCGCTTCTTCTTCCTGAACGACGCCCCGCCGCCCAAACTCGCGTGGGCCCGCCGGCAGTGCCACGAGACCACCATCCACGCGGTCGACGGACTGAGCGCGAGGCTCGGCAGGATGCCGACCGCCGCCGAGGCGGACCTGGACGCGCAGGTGGCAGTCGACGGGATCGACGAACTGCTGCGGGGTTTCGCGACCCGCAGGTCGGAGAAACTGATCCTCGAATCGCCACTGACCGTCGTCATCGAGACCGCGGACACCGGGTGTTCGTGGACGCTGGTGCTGTCCGACGGACCGGCAACCTGCGACGAAGGTGTCACGTCACAGCACCCCGACGCACGGCTCTCCGGAACGGCAGCCCAGGTCTACCTCGGGTTGTGGAACCGCGGCGACGAGCTGGCACAGGACGGCGTCGACGCGCTCGCGCTCTGGCGCGACAAGATGCACGTCGAGTGGGGCTGA
- a CDS encoding CoA transferase — protein MDADQEPAWPKLPLPWATDDLVRGPRRWWDGPLDVEGLSVAAVAAAASAANSLAAARGSSWRSFVASGLVGASFGSIGRLRINDEPVDEWGAVSGFYPTRDGWIRLHGNYPHHAQVIKDTLQAADRSAIAAATTQWDASTLEATLRSAGGIAGALRTPEVWRAHPHHRAAIADRPLVAVDPPTGTGRPLGTSTSLPLHGFRVLDLTRVIAGPTAARFLGALGADVLRIDNPARPELLDQHLDTGFAKRTAQLDLTDGQQLRIAQQLAATADVILTGYRPGALARFGLDRPTLLAEHPHLVLVELSAWGDSGPWGAERGFDSIVQSVSGIATTYAAADGAPGALPVQALDHATGYLMAAAAMRLLARRPQEGGASARLALARTADWLLQHPAPALEATPGFDGPECPLWLASATSPYGNLEYVRPPIFADGVPLDFPSAPRRYGQDPPGWWISD, from the coding sequence GTGGACGCAGATCAGGAACCCGCCTGGCCGAAGCTGCCGCTGCCCTGGGCGACCGACGACCTGGTTCGCGGCCCGCGCCGCTGGTGGGACGGCCCGCTCGACGTCGAAGGGTTGTCGGTCGCCGCTGTCGCCGCTGCGGCTTCTGCCGCGAATTCGCTTGCTGCTGCACGCGGTTCGTCCTGGCGATCGTTCGTCGCCAGCGGGTTGGTCGGGGCGTCGTTCGGGTCGATCGGGCGGCTGCGCATCAATGACGAACCGGTTGACGAGTGGGGTGCCGTCTCCGGTTTCTACCCGACCCGGGACGGCTGGATCCGCCTGCACGGCAACTACCCGCATCACGCACAGGTCATCAAGGACACCCTGCAGGCAGCGGACCGATCAGCAATTGCCGCGGCCACGACGCAGTGGGACGCCAGCACACTGGAGGCGACGCTGCGCTCGGCGGGTGGCATCGCAGGTGCCCTGCGCACCCCCGAGGTATGGCGCGCCCATCCGCACCACCGTGCCGCGATCGCCGACCGGCCACTCGTCGCAGTCGACCCACCGACCGGGACGGGTCGGCCACTGGGAACCTCGACATCATTGCCATTGCACGGTTTTCGCGTGCTCGACCTGACGCGCGTGATCGCCGGACCGACCGCCGCACGGTTCCTCGGCGCGCTCGGTGCGGACGTGCTGCGCATCGACAACCCGGCACGCCCGGAGCTGCTCGACCAGCACCTGGACACCGGTTTCGCCAAGCGGACGGCGCAGCTCGACCTCACCGACGGGCAGCAGCTGCGGATCGCGCAGCAGCTCGCCGCGACGGCGGACGTCATACTCACCGGTTATCGGCCCGGTGCGCTGGCGCGGTTCGGGCTCGACCGGCCGACCCTGCTCGCCGAACACCCGCACCTGGTGCTGGTCGAGTTGTCCGCCTGGGGTGACTCGGGTCCGTGGGGCGCCGAGCGCGGCTTCGACAGCATCGTCCAGTCGGTCAGCGGCATCGCGACGACCTACGCCGCCGCGGACGGCGCTCCCGGTGCGCTGCCGGTGCAGGCGCTCGACCACGCCACCGGTTATCTGATGGCAGCGGCGGCGATGCGGCTGCTGGCCCGCCGACCGCAGGAGGGCGGCGCGAGCGCCCGGCTCGCGCTGGCACGGACGGCTGACTGGCTGCTGCAGCACCCGGCACCGGCGCTGGAGGCTACACCGGGATTCGACGGTCCGGAGTGTCCGCTGTGGCTGGCCTCGGCCACGTCACCGTACGGGAACCTCGAGTACGTCCGTCCGCCGATCTTCGCCGACGGCGTGCCCCTCGACTTCCCGTCGGCGCCACGGCGGTACGGGCAGGATCCGCCGGGTTGGTGGATCTCCGACTGA
- a CDS encoding Dyp-type peroxidase, which yields MADLNRRTMLRAGALTGGVGALAVTSATAAVATTSAASRSARSTRGDGNPSRPLRPFHGAHQSGILGDPVAAATIVAFDLTLAGKQALTRLLQTLTTTLRSLAAGGLAPSPGIADTAGTGLLGPSAPARSLESVVALGPAVFTDAFGLAAARPRRLRAMDTFPNDQLDPAWCGGDVLITLQGHDRDIVTNALREVCRATRGSMQIRWKQDGFTSPPRPTGHPRNLLGFKDGIAGPDPANDSQLESLVWAGDGEPSWAAGGSYYVIRRIRMLVEFWDRVSTSEQERMFGRRKGSGAPLTGGAEHTAPDYTNDPNGSAIPLDSHIRLANPRTTKTASSQFLRRSYSYDAGVDSVGNLDMGLMFGGFNADLDRQFVTVQKRLADEPLVDYITPVGGGYFFALPGVRDPKDFYGSALLA from the coding sequence ATGGCTGACCTCAACCGCCGCACCATGCTGCGTGCCGGCGCGCTCACCGGCGGTGTGGGAGCCCTCGCTGTCACCAGCGCGACCGCCGCCGTGGCGACCACCTCGGCTGCGAGCCGATCGGCGCGGTCCACTCGTGGCGACGGCAACCCGTCACGCCCGTTGCGCCCCTTCCACGGCGCGCACCAGAGCGGCATCCTCGGCGACCCGGTCGCGGCAGCGACCATCGTCGCTTTCGACCTGACCCTCGCCGGCAAGCAGGCTCTGACGCGGCTCCTGCAGACCCTCACGACGACGCTGCGGTCGCTTGCCGCGGGCGGCCTGGCACCGTCGCCCGGGATCGCCGACACCGCTGGGACCGGGCTCCTCGGCCCGAGCGCACCCGCCCGTTCACTCGAATCGGTCGTGGCCCTGGGTCCGGCAGTCTTCACCGACGCCTTCGGTCTGGCGGCTGCCAGGCCGCGGCGACTGCGGGCGATGGACACCTTCCCGAACGACCAGCTCGACCCGGCATGGTGCGGCGGTGACGTCCTGATCACCCTCCAGGGTCATGACCGGGACATCGTGACGAACGCACTGCGGGAAGTATGCCGAGCCACCCGCGGGTCGATGCAAATCCGTTGGAAACAGGATGGTTTCACCTCTCCCCCACGCCCGACGGGTCACCCGCGCAACCTCCTGGGCTTCAAGGACGGCATCGCGGGTCCGGACCCGGCGAACGACAGTCAGCTGGAGTCGCTGGTGTGGGCCGGCGACGGCGAGCCGTCCTGGGCAGCCGGCGGCAGCTACTACGTCATACGCCGCATCCGGATGCTCGTCGAATTCTGGGACCGCGTGTCGACCTCCGAGCAGGAGCGGATGTTCGGTCGCCGCAAGGGCTCGGGGGCCCCGCTCACCGGTGGCGCCGAGCACACCGCACCCGACTACACCAATGACCCGAACGGCAGCGCCATACCGCTGGACAGCCACATCCGGCTCGCAAACCCACGCACGACGAAAACCGCTTCGTCACAGTTCCTTCGGCGTTCCTACTCGTATGACGCGGGCGTCGACTCCGTCGGCAACCTGGACATGGGCCTGATGTTCGGCGGGTTCAACGCGGACCTCGACCGGCAGTTCGTCACCGTGCAGAAGCGGCTCGCCGACGAGCCGCTCGTGGACTACATCACGCCGGTCGGGGGCGGCTACTTCTTCGCGCTCCCCGGCGTGCGCGATCCCAAGGATTTCTACGGGAGCGCCCTGCTCGCGTAG
- a CDS encoding HNH endonuclease signature motif containing protein, translated as MATKAPRGQGDPTVMAIDSPLHVPDQPGPVQPDTTIPDGYDPKRRPEPGLGPRLLDQVTATVQALDELPGVLEQLGDDQEADLVGVLLRLQARAGQVATLATANALDRGVLLTSDAANATQWVTGCATAAGTSIEPAAASTISVVAQACRDRRNHVIAAAVRDGSCTLGTARTALRQTAKVAEVLPTAAREDIQAWFLQLDPALGARGVTELTRRIIANYAADKLSGEDAHLEKVESLTWRTLPTGMIRLIADLCPANAAILKQAVTALSAPQPATTTEAATSSASASTGTSDDEGDAGDSDADDGAGEAPGTDHDHVAGDRGGDAGQDAARRDPAGAAFGLDEQQQCSDGTVRDERTPGKRRVDALMDLVAAGAKVASGDGMGIGAGATVLVTMDLHRLLGDLDGAVTIGGEILDAGTARRLACDADLIPVVLGGKSRPLDVGREKRLVTKGMRAAVVYRDKGCTFPTCDRPPGFCEVHHVLPWWAGGSTALDNSAMLCRRHHQIVHRHGYYATITSDGVQWDLTEGAMPGWRADKVA; from the coding sequence ATGGCAACGAAAGCACCCAGGGGACAGGGGGATCCGACCGTCATGGCCATCGACTCTCCCCTGCACGTGCCCGACCAGCCAGGTCCGGTACAACCGGATACGACTATCCCGGACGGGTACGACCCGAAGCGGCGGCCGGAGCCCGGTCTGGGGCCCCGCCTCCTGGACCAGGTGACCGCGACCGTCCAAGCGTTGGATGAGTTGCCGGGTGTGTTGGAGCAACTCGGGGACGACCAGGAGGCCGACCTCGTCGGGGTGTTGTTGCGGCTGCAGGCCCGCGCGGGGCAGGTCGCGACGTTGGCGACCGCGAATGCTTTGGACCGGGGCGTGTTGTTGACCTCGGATGCGGCGAACGCGACCCAGTGGGTGACCGGGTGCGCCACCGCTGCCGGGACCAGTATTGAACCGGCTGCGGCGTCCACCATCAGTGTGGTGGCGCAGGCGTGCCGGGACCGGCGCAACCACGTCATCGCCGCGGCGGTGCGGGACGGGTCGTGCACGCTGGGCACCGCGCGGACGGCGTTGCGGCAGACCGCGAAAGTCGCCGAAGTGCTGCCGACCGCGGCCCGGGAGGACATCCAGGCGTGGTTCCTGCAACTGGACCCCGCGTTGGGTGCCCGGGGTGTCACGGAACTGACGCGGCGGATCATCGCCAACTATGCCGCGGACAAACTCTCCGGGGAGGATGCGCACCTGGAGAAGGTGGAGTCGTTGACGTGGCGGACGCTGCCGACCGGGATGATCCGGTTGATCGCCGACTTGTGCCCCGCCAACGCGGCCATCCTGAAGCAGGCGGTCACCGCGTTATCCGCACCCCAACCCGCCACCACCACTGAGGCCGCAACCAGCAGCGCCAGCGCCAGCACCGGCACCAGCGACGACGAGGGCGACGCCGGCGACAGTGACGCCGACGACGGTGCGGGTGAGGCCCCGGGCACGGACCACGACCACGTCGCCGGCGACCGTGGTGGCGACGCCGGTCAGGACGCGGCCCGTCGCGACCCGGCCGGTGCGGCGTTCGGGCTCGACGAACAGCAGCAGTGCTCAGATGGGACGGTGCGGGATGAGCGGACTCCGGGGAAACGGCGGGTGGACGCGCTCATGGACCTGGTCGCTGCGGGCGCGAAAGTCGCCTCCGGGGACGGGATGGGCATCGGGGCCGGTGCCACGGTCCTGGTGACGATGGACCTGCACCGGTTGTTGGGTGACCTGGATGGTGCGGTCACCATCGGCGGGGAGATCCTCGACGCGGGGACTGCCCGGAGGTTGGCGTGTGATGCGGATCTGATCCCGGTGGTGCTTGGCGGTAAGAGTCGCCCCCTGGACGTGGGGCGTGAGAAACGGTTGGTGACCAAGGGGATGCGGGCCGCCGTGGTCTACCGGGACAAAGGATGCACGTTCCCCACCTGTGACCGACCTCCGGGTTTCTGTGAAGTGCACCATGTGCTGCCCTGGTGGGCAGGCGGCAGCACCGCGTTGGACAATTCTGCGATGCTGTGTCGCCGACATCACCAGATCGTGCACCGGCACGGGTACTACGCCACCATCACCAGTGACGGGGTGCAGTGGGACCTGACCGAAGGCGCCATGCCCGGCTGGCGTGCCGACAAGGTCGCCTGA